CGAGTGAGTTCAATTCTTCTCCATTAAAACGGGATAGTAATTGTTCCAGCTCGGAGCAATAACGGGACAGCAACGTTTCAGCATGGCTTCTTTGTTTACTTCGTTCCGGGAAATATTGATTTAGAAATGCGATTTTTTCCTCATCAAAATATATAAGCTGCTGGACCAATTGTGTCCTTGAGCCTTCATAAATTAGACTATGGTTCATAGTAGATTTCACCCCCTCTAAGTAGCACATTCTTTGCAAATTTGTTATGACGCGTTGCCATATTAAAATCCCTCCTATACAAATAGAGGTCCCCTAGAGGGAACCTTCTGATCAGTATAACAGCTTCTATATGTAAATCCAATCCATTTTGTAAAGGCAATTAATTCTTACTAAATATTGTATTTAAAACGTTTGACTATTACATATTTGGGTGCTATGATAGGCTGATGTTATAGGCATTTCGTAGAAAACTGCGGAATGCCTATACTATATTTCGATGATGTTTTTACATTAATGTTACCAGGGGAGTGATACGCGCCATGTACATTTCGTTGAGTTTACCTATAGAATCTAGACATAAAAATTAACTAATAAATTTATCAAAAGGAGAGATCAGGATGATTCAAGTAAAAGAGTTTGTAGATGCGGATAATTCGTATGCTGAGAATAAGGCAAATGAGTTCTTGGCAGGGCTGCGGGAGGAACAGATTGTGAATATCTGTTATGGTTCGATAGTTAAATCTTCACGTGATGGGGCAGAGCATCAAAGAAGCACAATACTGGTCGTGTATAAGACAAATGAAAGGCAATAACTGGAATACGTTTTTTTCATGCTTATCGGTTGTGTCCACGCTGTGCATCGTGATCGTTCTTATGTATTATATGTTTAGCTAATTAGCCCCTAAATTGGAATACTTAAATCGATAACTTTTCCTACAAACAAAGAGGACCTTTCCCATTATGGGTAAAGGTCCTCTTTGTTTGTATAAGTGCATTTACAGTCTTACACTCCGTCTGGGACAGATAATCCTAAACCGGATGCGACACGCTGTCCCAATTCTGGATCAGCTTTATAAAAATGTACAATTTGACGAAGTTTAATATCGTTACTTTCAACGGGTGTCATAGCGCCTACGATATTTTGAACAAGACGGGTACGTTCTTCTTCACTCATCAGGCGATACAAGTCACCAGGTTGTGTGTAATGATCATCACTATTATAGGAGACACTGTCGGCATCTCCAGATACTTCGAATGGTGATGTTTTGTACTGTGGTGCTTCTTTAGGTCCACCTAAGCTGTTAGGCTCGTAATAAGCACCTGATCCGCCATTGTTGCCGAGTGCCATACCGCCGTCACGTTGATAGTTCTTCACTTCTACCTTTGGACGGTTGATAGGCAGGCTGTTATGGTTAGGTCCTACACGGTGACGGTGAGCATCGCCGTAAGCAAACAGTCGACCCTGTAGCAATTTATCAGGAGAAGCTTCAATACCAGGGACGAAAGAGCCAGGAGAGAACGTAACTTGCTCTACTTCCGCGAAGTAGTTCTCTGGATTGCGATCCAATACCATGCGGCCAACCTCAATTAATGGATAATCCTTTTGTGACCATACTTTGGTTACATCAAATGGATCAAAGCGGTAAGTCTTTGCATCTTCGATCGGCATAATCTGTACGTAGAGCTTCCACGCAGGGAAATCTCCTTTATCAATAGCATTGAACAAGTCCTCTGTATGATAATCTGGGTTCTCCCCAGCGATTTTGGTAGCAAGTTCTGGATCAAGATTCTTAATCCCTTGTTCTGTTTTGAAGTGATATTTCACCCAGACGGCATTGCCTTCGGCATTTACCCACTTGAAGGTGTGGCTTCCGAACCCGTGCATATGTCTCAGCGTAGCTGGAATTCCGCGATCTGACATCAAAATCGTAACCTGATGTAGAGATTCCGGTGATAAAGACCAGAAGTCCCAAACCGCATTAGGGTTCTTTAAGTGTGTCTGTGGATCACGCTTCTGTGTATGAATAAAATCAGGGAACTTGATTGCATCACGAACGAAGAATACAGGTGTATTGTTACCTACGAGATCATAGTTTCCTTCTTCGGTATAGAATTTCACAGCAAAACCACGAGGGTCCCGTACAGTATCAGCAGAACCTAGCTCACCAGCTACCGTTGAGAAACGGATGAACAGAGGTGTACGCTTGCCTACCTCAGACAAGAAATTTGCTTTTGTATATTGGGTCAAATCTTGAGTGACCTCAAAGTACCCATGAGCGCCAGCGCCTTTAGCATGAACGACGCGTTCAGGAACACGTTCTCTGTTAAAGTGGGCTAATTTCTCAAGCAGATGAACATCTTGCAGCAAAGTAGGACCGCGATCACCGGCTGTCATTGAGTTTTGATTGTCGCCTACTGGAGCACCCCAGCTGGTTGTAAGATTATTATTGGAGCTCATTAATAGAATCACCTCGTAAGATTTGATTTTAGATTTAGTATAAGTTCTATATTAATGTTTTTTGGAGAAAATGCAATACTTTTTGAATAATTGGCACATTACAGTATGTGGTAATCGCCGTCATATTCAGAAGTATATGATAGATCTAGTGATTAATTGCTAACCAGAATTAAAAAAGAAACAGCGTGCCTCTACCATCGCTGGAGGGGTACGCTGTACTTTTTTGAAAGAAAGATATCCGTTTTCTACACTTATTATTTAATATACATTCTGTTGTAATATTCATCTAGCATTCGTTTGGTGGCAAATTCGGTACGAGTCGTTTCAATACTCTTCTTCATCATTTGTACCCACTTGTCCTGATTCTCGTAATAGGTAGGGAGTACACGATTTAATAAGGTGTCGTATAACGCATCACTATCATGCTTATCCAGAACCTCGAAGTCGGTTGTCTCAAAGCCGTCTCCAATCTGCCAGCCATTCTCGCCATCTATACAGGCTTCCGGCCACCAGCCATCTAGTATGGAACAGTTCAATACGCCGTTCATAGCTGCTTTCATCCCGGAGGTTCCGCTTGCTTCCAGCGGTCTACGCGGATTGTTGAGCCAAATATCAGAACCGCGCGTCAGCTGTGCTCCGATAGTCATATCGTAGTTCTCCAAGAAGACAACACTTTTCGGATATTTTTTCATCATCGCCACTAGATTGCTGACAATTTTTTTGCCGTTATCATCGAGCGGATGGGCTTTGCCAGAGAAGACGATTTGTATTTTTCCAGACTCCAGATAAGGCTCAATAATTTCCGGCTGCGAGAAAATCAGGTCACTACGTTTATAAGGAGCAGCTCTGCGTGAGAAGCCAATGAGTAGATTGTCAGCATTTAGACTAATGCCGGACCGTTCTTTGATAAAATCAATCAGTTCACCCTTAATTTCTTGATGTACTGCCCATAGATCGCCATTTTCTTCATAGGCTTGCGTGATTCTTTCATCTACCCAAGTAGGGGTATGAATAGCATTAGTAATACCAATGATGTCCGATCGTCCAGCAACCTCTTTCCACATTTTATTAGCTGTATCCGCATGAAGCTGCGCTACTGCATTAGATATGCGGGAGAGTCGCAGACCGGCAACCGTCATGTTGAACGGATCACCACCGATTCGCTCCATCTGCTCGCGGCTTAAACCATTGAATGCACTCATGTACTCTAGACGATCTAGCGGATGGGTTTCGTTGCCTTCTTTTATCGGCGTATGTGTAGTGAACACAACCTCTTCCCGAGTAGCTTTCCAAGCTTCCTCAAAGGTGTTGCCTCCTGACATTTTCTCACGGATTAGCTCGATGGCTGCTAAGGCTGCATGACCTTCGTTGAAATGATAGACATCAATCGGAATTCCTAGCGCACGCATAGCTTTGACTCCACCGATACCCAGTACGATCTCTTGTGCGATTCGTTCCTCGCCAAACCAGCCGTACAATTGTCCGGTAATCCAGGCATCATTATTCTCGGGGATATCCGTATCCAGTAAATACAACGTGCTGTTGCCAAAATAATCAGTCTTCCATACTTTGCACACCACATCGGTCTTTCTGACTTTAACGGTTACCTTAACCCCTGTATCTTCTAGAAAATCATAAACATAATTGTGATAGGAGTCGTACGGATTTCCGTTCGCATCAATCTTTTGGTCCGTATAACCTTGTTTCCACTTCAGCCCAATAGGGATGATAGGAGCGTTGATATCTTTGGCTCCCTTAATGTAGTCACCGGCAAGAATTCCAAGCCCTCCGGCATACATTTTGAAATCGGAATGTAACCCGTACTCCATACTGAAATAAGCTACTGATGGTAATTTTTGTTCGTTCACTTGATAAGCCTCCTAATCGCGGATTAGATTGAATTGCAGTAAAGCTGCTGGCATTATCTACGATGCAAACGTTTGCTCAAAAAACAGTCAACAATCGTTGTGGAAGCGATTGCACAACATTATTCTAGCACACTTTATCTGTGAAAGCATAACGTCGATTTGGTGAAAATAGCCAATTAGGGGCAAAATCGACGGAAGTGATTGATAAAGTGAAGGGAAGACCCTAAGATAAAGAGATTGAAGAAATAATTAATGGTGGTGTCTAAGTTGGGTATAGTTGTGATTGGAAGCTTAAATATGGATATGGTAGTACGTACGAACCGGGCACCGAATGCAGGAGAAACACTTATGGGACAAGCATTTTCTCTATCTCCCGGTGGAAAGGGAGCGAATCAAGCCGTTGCTGCAGCCCGTCTAGGTGCTGAGGTTAGTATGATCGGCAGCGTCGGAAAAGATACCTTTGGAAGCGAAATGCTGGAGATTATTAAGCAAGAGGGTATTCATATAGAGCATATCTCGGTGAGCGAAACTGAGGCAACGGGCGTAGCCTCAATCGTTATTGAAGAAGATGGAGAGAATCGGATTATCGTTGTACCCGGAGCGAATATTGATCTATCTGTGGACGATATACAGGCGTTAGAGTCTGTGATTAGCCAGGCTGAGATGATTGTGATGCAGCTTGAAATGGAACTGGCGATGAGTGAGCATGCTATTGCTATTGCACATCGTTATGGAATTCCGGTCATTCTGAATCCAGCACCAGCAAGAGTGCTTAAAGATGAGATGCTGGGTCAAGTATCGTATCTGACTCCTAATGAGACTGAAGCGGGGATTTTGACTGGAATGACGGTAGATAGTTTAGAGACTGCTGAACAGGCGGCCCGTATTTTGCTGCAAAAGGGTGTTAAGAACGTTATCGTTACCTTGGGATCTAAAGGTGCATTAATCGTTAATGCTGAGGGTGCTAAGTCAGTTCCGGGATTCCCGGTCAAGGCGATAGATACGGTTGCTGCGGGAGATTCATTCAATGGGGCATTAGCCCAGCAATTGGTTTTAGGCAAAACGTTGGAAGAAGCTGTAAGCTTCGCTAACGCTGTTGGAGCACTGGCTGTAGGGAAAGAAGGCGCAATCCCATCGCTGCCGAAGTTATCAGAGGTTGAACAGTTTCTAAAACATGTATCGGTAGTAGAATAAACAAGTACAGAATCTATAGTAGATGACTGGATAAGGGGCTGAAATTATGAGCAGAACAGTAACTGTTAAAAATGTAATCATCGGCGAAGGAATTCCTAAAATATGTGTTCCGTTGATTGGAGCTACCTTGTCTGAATTGAAACAGGAAGCCGAAGCGTTGAAAGAACTGAGTCCCGATTTGGTGGAGTGGCGGACGGATTTTTTTGATGAAGTTGAAGACGTAGAGGCGGTTAAGTCAGCGTTAAAACAAATTCATTCTGTAATTCCGGAGTTACCACTGATTTTTACTTTTCGGAGTGCCAAAGAAGGCGGCGAAAAGCAGGTCAGCACGGAATATTACATAGCGTTGAATATAGCTGCTGCCGAAAGCGGATTAGCAGATATAATAGATGTTGAATTATTCAATGAGGAACAGAATGTGAAGTTACTAGTCGAGACTGCTCATACTCATAACGTGGCTGTCATTATATCGAATCATGATTTTCATGGAACACCTTCTCAAGAGGAGATCATCTCGCGGCTATGCAAGGCACAGGAGCTTGGCGGAGATTTGCCCAAAATCGCGGTGATGCCTCAGGATGCGGGGGATGTACTGACATTACTAGAAGCTACCCATAAGATGAAAGAACAATATGCGGACCGCCCGATTATAACGATGTCCATGGCGGGAGCTGGGGTAATCAGCCGTTTAGCCGGAGAAGTTTTCGGTTCAGCGCTAACCTTCGGAGCGGCGCATAAGCCTTCTGCACCCGGTCAGATTGCTGTGGTTGAGCTGCGCAATGTACTGTCGCTGCTGCATCGCAGTCTATAGGAGTTATTGCAAGGTTCCGAATAATAGAAATAGAGCGGCAACCGGATTTCCGATGTCGCTCTATTTCTATTTCATTATTTTGTTCCCGTGTATACGTGAACAGCATCCCTTAAGAAAGCAGCAAGTCCAGGGCTCCGCTTGTCATAATACTTGGTAAAACGCTCATCATCAACATACATTTGCGCAACACCAGCATGCGCCTCTTTGGAATAGGAATCCCAGTAGAAGGAGAGCCACTGGCGGTGCAGGTCAGCACTTTTTTGCGCCAATACACTGGCAGGATCTCCATGCTCCATTGCCTGCACTAGCGTCTCGAACATCTCCTCCTCAAGCTGCTGTATAGTCGCATATTGCTCCTCTGTCATGCCTTTAAGCTTCTTGTTGGATTGATCCACGGTGCTGTCCCCGTATTTCTCCCGAATTTCTTGACCGTATTTCTTCTCGTTATCGTCTACCAGCTTTTGCTTAAAGCCTTCGAATTTTTCAGCGTCACTCATGGTCATTCTCCCTTCTTGGTGAGCCAGCGTCTGTTCGACGTTAGCAATTAATAGGTCTAATTGATGTCTCTTTTCAAGCAGCTTGTCATGATGATCCCGTAGCGCCTTGGCCCCGTCGAAGGACGGTTCGGTCATTATAGCTTTGATTCGTTCCAGGCTTAAGCCGAGCTCTCGATAAAATAAAATTTGCTGTAGTAGATCTACTTCGGCACGGCCATAGATACGATACCCCGAGGAGTTGATTCTCGCCGGCTTAAGAATGCCAAACTCATCGTAGTAGCGCAGGGTTCGCGTGCTGATTCCAGCTAGCTCTGCGAGCTTCTGTACTGTGTATTCCGTAGTATCACCTCCTACAAACTCAATGTACACCTTTACGTAGCGTGAAGGTCAAATGTTTTTTTAGCGTACCCAAAACAGCGGCAGTTACCCGCTGAAGATCATTGGGAAGACTGCCGCTGTTATAGTTTGCTGATGTTTGAAGTTATTTTTGACCCATCTGCGCCGCAAAATAATTCTGTAATTCCTCTAATTTCCGAGGATCGGTTAGGGTGGTTTTGTCTGAGAAGTAGTGTTCAAGAACAAGGTCCCAGGTTGGCACTATTTTTTGTGAGTTCATCGCTTTAATGGCGATTTTGACCGTCTTGCGTTCTTTGGCATTAGAGAAGGTATCTACGTAATGCTGTGAGCGCTCGAAATCCAGATCCTTAAATACAGCACGGAAGATCTCCGAAGTCATCTTTGCATCATCCAGTGCTCGGTGAGCAGATCCAGACGGCTCAAGTTCAAACAAAGCCATCGCGCTTTCCACGCTGACATCATTGCTTAGGCCGCGAGCCCGCAGTACACCCTTCAGTAAATCAAAATACGTTGCGGACATCCAGTAGGAATCGTCCATTTTATGCATGCGCACATCCTGAATGATACGCTTCATGTCCTCGCCGCCCCAAGTTAGTAGCAGAACTCCATCTGTACTTAGATCAAGCCACTCTCTAAAAGCAGTGATGACTTTCGGGAAGCGGGGTGCAATATCGATTTCCTCTTGGGGAATCCCGGTTTTTTTCTTAATAAAAGAATTAAGGGTAGAGAAATATATGGGTTTGATCAAGGAAGAGAATTCATCCTTATACTGCAATGAAGAGTCTAACCGGACAGCTCCAATCTCAATGACCTCCATAGGGTGCTCGCTGGCAAACTTACGGCCGTTGAATTCGATGTCCAGAATAATATAATCCACAGGTACTTGCCTCCGTTCCATGACTGACGCTGTAGTGCTTAATACGTCGACTACTCTATTTTAACAAAAAAAGCGATGTAATGGGGAGTATGGGAACAAGCTAATATTGGAACATAAAAAAGAACCTGCACTATGCGGGTTCTTTCTATAACTATAAATGAGCAAAGATGATTGCAGACAATAAAGTAAGACGATTAATGCTCTGGAACGGAAGCAGGTTCAGGCTGATGAATTGGCTGTTCCAGCAGGACAGATCCATCTTCAAGACGAAGCCAGGTATCGAAGTCTTGGGTGCCTTGGGTCAGTCTGATGACGCGTGCGCCCCGCATAAAGCCTTCTTTTCCATAAGTATTGTAGCCGGTAGCACGGCCATAGGAAAGACGTATGCCATACAGGCTGCC
This Paenibacillus sp. FSL R5-0345 DNA region includes the following protein-coding sequences:
- the rbsK gene encoding ribokinase, which translates into the protein MSKLGIVVIGSLNMDMVVRTNRAPNAGETLMGQAFSLSPGGKGANQAVAAARLGAEVSMIGSVGKDTFGSEMLEIIKQEGIHIEHISVSETEATGVASIVIEEDGENRIIVVPGANIDLSVDDIQALESVISQAEMIVMQLEMELAMSEHAIAIAHRYGIPVILNPAPARVLKDEMLGQVSYLTPNETEAGILTGMTVDSLETAEQAARILLQKGVKNVIVTLGSKGALIVNAEGAKSVPGFPVKAIDTVAAGDSFNGALAQQLVLGKTLEEAVSFANAVGALAVGKEGAIPSLPKLSEVEQFLKHVSVVE
- the aroD gene encoding type I 3-dehydroquinate dehydratase, with amino-acid sequence MSRTVTVKNVIIGEGIPKICVPLIGATLSELKQEAEALKELSPDLVEWRTDFFDEVEDVEAVKSALKQIHSVIPELPLIFTFRSAKEGGEKQVSTEYYIALNIAAAESGLADIIDVELFNEEQNVKLLVETAHTHNVAVIISNHDFHGTPSQEEIISRLCKAQELGGDLPKIAVMPQDAGDVLTLLEATHKMKEQYADRPIITMSMAGAGVISRLAGEVFGSALTFGAAHKPSAPGQIAVVELRNVLSLLHRSL
- a CDS encoding 3'-5' exonuclease, which encodes MDYIILDIEFNGRKFASEHPMEVIEIGAVRLDSSLQYKDEFSSLIKPIYFSTLNSFIKKKTGIPQEEIDIAPRFPKVITAFREWLDLSTDGVLLLTWGGEDMKRIIQDVRMHKMDDSYWMSATYFDLLKGVLRARGLSNDVSVESAMALFELEPSGSAHRALDDAKMTSEIFRAVFKDLDFERSQHYVDTFSNAKERKTVKIAIKAMNSQKIVPTWDLVLEHYFSDKTTLTDPRKLEELQNYFAAQMGQK
- the katA gene encoding catalase KatA; the encoded protein is MSSNNNLTTSWGAPVGDNQNSMTAGDRGPTLLQDVHLLEKLAHFNRERVPERVVHAKGAGAHGYFEVTQDLTQYTKANFLSEVGKRTPLFIRFSTVAGELGSADTVRDPRGFAVKFYTEEGNYDLVGNNTPVFFVRDAIKFPDFIHTQKRDPQTHLKNPNAVWDFWSLSPESLHQVTILMSDRGIPATLRHMHGFGSHTFKWVNAEGNAVWVKYHFKTEQGIKNLDPELATKIAGENPDYHTEDLFNAIDKGDFPAWKLYVQIMPIEDAKTYRFDPFDVTKVWSQKDYPLIEVGRMVLDRNPENYFAEVEQVTFSPGSFVPGIEASPDKLLQGRLFAYGDAHRHRVGPNHNSLPINRPKVEVKNYQRDGGMALGNNGGSGAYYEPNSLGGPKEAPQYKTSPFEVSGDADSVSYNSDDHYTQPGDLYRLMSEEERTRLVQNIVGAMTPVESNDIKLRQIVHFYKADPELGQRVASGLGLSVPDGV
- a CDS encoding sporulation protein Cse60, with translation MIQVKEFVDADNSYAENKANEFLAGLREEQIVNICYGSIVKSSRDGAEHQRSTILVVYKTNERQ
- a CDS encoding MerR family transcriptional regulator → MYIEFVGGDTTEYTVQKLAELAGISTRTLRYYDEFGILKPARINSSGYRIYGRAEVDLLQQILFYRELGLSLERIKAIMTEPSFDGAKALRDHHDKLLEKRHQLDLLIANVEQTLAHQEGRMTMSDAEKFEGFKQKLVDDNEKKYGQEIREKYGDSTVDQSNKKLKGMTEEQYATIQQLEEEMFETLVQAMEHGDPASVLAQKSADLHRQWLSFYWDSYSKEAHAGVAQMYVDDERFTKYYDKRSPGLAAFLRDAVHVYTGTK
- the glgP gene encoding alpha-glucan family phosphorylase; protein product: MNEQKLPSVAYFSMEYGLHSDFKMYAGGLGILAGDYIKGAKDINAPIIPIGLKWKQGYTDQKIDANGNPYDSYHNYVYDFLEDTGVKVTVKVRKTDVVCKVWKTDYFGNSTLYLLDTDIPENNDAWITGQLYGWFGEERIAQEIVLGIGGVKAMRALGIPIDVYHFNEGHAALAAIELIREKMSGGNTFEEAWKATREEVVFTTHTPIKEGNETHPLDRLEYMSAFNGLSREQMERIGGDPFNMTVAGLRLSRISNAVAQLHADTANKMWKEVAGRSDIIGITNAIHTPTWVDERITQAYEENGDLWAVHQEIKGELIDFIKERSGISLNADNLLIGFSRRAAPYKRSDLIFSQPEIIEPYLESGKIQIVFSGKAHPLDDNGKKIVSNLVAMMKKYPKSVVFLENYDMTIGAQLTRGSDIWLNNPRRPLEASGTSGMKAAMNGVLNCSILDGWWPEACIDGENGWQIGDGFETTDFEVLDKHDSDALYDTLLNRVLPTYYENQDKWVQMMKKSIETTRTEFATKRMLDEYYNRMYIK